One Gadus morhua chromosome 23, gadMor3.0, whole genome shotgun sequence DNA segment encodes these proteins:
- the LOC115537689 gene encoding NACHT, LRR and PYD domains-containing protein 12-like codes for MPPMTIISPRRGSTLGHGASQRGQLVVAVHSVHFWWTNPKETSTIPTKKLWRDLFSNYPQCSESQREKEEKLDDKNEEQRRRAIEGVVDITKLCLMEMNQEELADKLGSGAVAVQWQHELKAHLKKKFHCVFEGIARAGEQRPLNEIYTELFITERGSGEVNKEHEVRLIEKDSRKQANEETPIRCEDLFKPLPGQDKPIRTIMTTGVAGIGKTLLTHKFTLDWAEGKANQDIDFAFLLTFRELNLLKGKEFSLLELLHQFSVETKESGIYRYDHDQVVFILDGLDECRLPLDFQNNPIWTDVTEPTSVDVLLTNIIRGVLLPSARIWITTRPAAANQIPAECVDMVTEVRGFTDPQKEEYFRKRFREGTMATTIISHVKKSRSLHIMCHIPVFCWITATVLVDFFKTSQREEVPKTVTQMYSHFLRVQSIQGDRKYRERAETDPHWSSESREIIVSLGKLAFNQLEKGQLIFYEADLAECDIDIRAASVYSGVFTQIFKEECGLHQDRMFCFVHLSIQEFLAALYVFLSYINTGVNLLLEEQPTSRDAELLLLYQSAVDKALQSENGHLDLFLRFLLGLSLETNQMLLQGLLGPRGSKLLGNLTKKDPPGQTGRRLQINNQIVHYIKEKIGGDLSQERSINLFHCLNELNDCSLVEEIQQYLSSGRLSTESLSSAQWSALVFIVLTSEEQLDVFYLKKYSASDEGLLGLLPLTKASKTSLLNSCHLSKRCCKALASVLSSNSSSLRELDLSTNDLRDSGVKLLSAGLGSPHCTLETLRLNFCDLSKGCCEALASALSSNSSRLRELDLSSNHLQDSGVKLLSAGLGSPHCTLETLRLNSCHLSERCCEALASVLSSNSSSLRELYLSYNDLQDSGVKLLSAGLGSPHCTLETLRLTGCHLSERCCKALASVLSSNSSSLRELDLSTNDLQDSGVKLLSAGLGSPHCTLETLRSGLGLNVSLGLFNSKG; via the exons ATGCCTCCCATGACCATCATCTCCCCCAGGCGGGGCTCCACGCTGGGCCACGGGGCGTCCCAGAGAGGGCAGCTCGTCGTTGCTGTCCACAGTGTCCACTTCTGGTGGACCAACCCCAAGGAAACATCAACAATCCCcaca aagaagctctggagggatctcttctcaaattacccacaatgctcagagagtcagagggagaaggaggagaagctggATGATaagaacgaggagcagaggaggcgcgccatagagggagtggtagacatcacaaagctctgcctgatggagatgaaccaggaggaactggccgacaagcTGGGGAGTG GAGCTGTTGCGGTCCAGTGGCAACATGAACTCAAGGCTCATCTGAAGAAGAAGTTccactgtgtgtttgagggaatcgctagaGCCGGAGAGCAGAGACCTCTGAATgagatctacacagagctcttcatcacagagagaggcagtggagaggtcaacaaggaacatgaagtcagactgattgaaaaggATTCCAGGAAGCAAGCCAAcgaggaaacaccaatcagatgtgaagacctctttaaacccttacctggacaagataaaccaatcagaacaataatgacaaccggagtggccggcattggtaaaactctCTTAAcccacaagttcactctggactgggcagaaggcaaagccaaccaaGACATAGACTTcgcatttctcctcactttcagagagctgaatttactgaaagggaaagagtttagcttactggaacttcttcatcagttTTCTGTTGAAACCAAAGAATCAGGAATCTACAGATACGACCATGACCAAgtagtcttcatcttggatggtctggatgagtgtcgacttcctctggacttccagaataacccgatctggactgatgtcaccgAGCCAACCtcagtggacgtgctgctgacaaacatcatcaggggagtcctgcttccctctgcccgcatctggataaccacacgccctgccgcagccaatcagatccctgctgagtgtgttgacatggtgacagaggtgagagggttcacagacccacagaaggaggagtacttcaggaagagattcagagaggggaCAATGGCCACCACAATCATCTCTCACGTCAAGAAAtctcgaagcctccacatcatgtgtcacatcccagtcttctgttggatcactgctacagttctagtggacttcttcaaaacatcccagagagaagaggtgcccaagaccgtgactcagatgtacagccacttcctgagggttcagtccatacagggggacaggaagtatcgtgagagagctgaaacagatccacactggagttcggagagcagggagatcattgtttctctggggaaactggcttttaaccagctggagaaaggccagctgatcttctacgaggcagacttggcagagtgtgacatcgatatcagagcagcctcagtttactcaggagtgttcacccagatctttaaagaggagtgtggactGCACCAGGACAGGATGTTCTGCTtcgtccatctgagcatccaggagtttctggctgccctttatgtctttctgtcctacaTCAACACTGGTGTCAACCTGCTCTTAGAAGAACAGCCAACCTCCAGGGATgctgaactcctcctcctctaccagagtgctgtagacaaggccttacagagtgagaacggacacctggacttgttcctccgcttcctcctgggcctctctctagaGACCAATCAGATGCTCCTACAAGGTCTGCTGGGACCAAGAGGAAGTAAATTACTGGGCAATCTTACTAAAAAAGATCCACcgggacagacaggaaggaggtTACAAATCAATAACCAAATAGTccattacatcaaggagaagataggtggagatctctctcaagagagaagcatcaacctgttccactgtctgaatgaacTGAATGactgttctctagtggaggagatccaacagtacctgtCATCAGGAAGACTCTCCACTgaatctctctcctctgctcagtggtcagctctggtcttcatcgtactgacatcagaagagcagctggacgtgttttacctgaagaaatactctgcttctgacgagggtcttctggggctgctgccattgaccaaagcctccaaaacatctct gctgaacagCTGTCATCTGTCAAAGAGATGCTgtaaagctctggcctcagttctcagctccaactcctctagtctgagagagctcgacctgagtaccaatgatctgcgggattcaggagtgaagctgctctctgctggactggggagtccacactgtacactggaaactctcag gctgaatttCTGTGAtctgtcaaagggatgctgtgaagctctggcctcagctctcagctccaactcctctcgtCTGAGAGAGCTCGACCTGAGTTCCAATCATCtacaggattcaggagtgaagctgctctctgctggactggggagtccacactgtacactggaaactctcag gctgaatagctgtcatctgtcagagcgatgctgtgaagctctggcctcagttctcagctccaactcctctagtctgcgCGAGTTGTACCTGAGttacaatgatctgcaggattcaggagtgaagctgctctctgctggactggggagtccacactgtacactggaaactctcag gctgactggctgtcatctgtcagagagatgctgtaaagctctggcctcagttctcagctccaactcctctagtctgagagagctggatctGAGTACCaacgatctgcaggattcaggagtgaagctgctctctgctggactggggagtccacactgtacactggaaactctcaggtcagggttagggttaaatgtgTCTTTGGGTTTGTTTAATAGTAAGGGATGA